One window of Enterobacter sp. RHBSTW-00175 genomic DNA carries:
- the pgsA gene encoding CDP-diacylglycerol--glycerol-3-phosphate 3-phosphatidyltransferase has product MRFNIPTLLTLFRVVLIPFFVLAFYLPVVWAPFACALIFLVAAVTDWFDGYLARRWNQSTRFGAFLDPVADKVMVAIAMVLVAEHYHTWWVTLPAATMIGREIIISALREWMAELGKRSSVAVSWIGKVKTTAQMAALVWMLWRPNAWVEWAGIGLLWVAAVLTLWSMLQYLNAARGDLLEQ; this is encoded by the coding sequence ATGCGATTTAATATCCCTACGTTGCTCACTCTCTTTCGCGTCGTGCTCATCCCGTTCTTTGTATTGGCGTTTTACCTGCCGGTTGTCTGGGCGCCTTTCGCGTGTGCACTGATTTTCCTTGTTGCTGCCGTAACTGACTGGTTCGATGGTTATCTGGCTCGCCGCTGGAACCAAAGCACCCGTTTTGGCGCATTCCTTGATCCGGTTGCTGATAAAGTCATGGTGGCTATCGCCATGGTGCTGGTGGCCGAACACTATCACACCTGGTGGGTGACACTGCCTGCGGCGACGATGATTGGTCGTGAGATTATTATCTCTGCGCTGCGCGAGTGGATGGCGGAGCTGGGCAAACGCAGCAGCGTGGCTGTGTCGTGGATCGGTAAAGTTAAAACAACGGCGCAAATGGCAGCGCTGGTCTGGATGCTGTGGCGTCCTAACGCCTGGGTTGAGTGGGCCGGTATTGGTTTGCTGTGGGTCGCTGCGGTTCTGACATTGTGGTCAATGTTGCAATATTTGAATGCTGCGCGCGGGGATTTGCTTGAACAGTGA
- the dcyD gene encoding D-cysteine desulfhydrase: MSLQNLTRFPRLEFIGAPTPLEYLPRFSDYLGRDIFIKRDDVTPMAMGGNKLRKLEFLAADALREGADTLVTAGAIQSNHVRQTAAVAAKLGLHCVALLENPIGTRAENYLTNGNRLLLDLFNTQVEMCDALTNPTAQLDELATRLEAQGFRPYVIPVGGSNALGALGYVESALEIAQQCEGAVNLSSVVVASGSAGTHAGLAIGLEQLMPDAELIGVTVSRSVADQKPKVVTLQQAVAEQLELQAKADIILWDDYFAPGYGTPNEEGMEAVKLLARLEGILLDPVYTGKAMAGLIDGVAQKRFKDEGPILFVHTGGAPALFAYHPHV; this comes from the coding sequence ATGTCACTGCAAAATTTAACGCGCTTCCCACGCCTGGAGTTCATTGGCGCACCCACGCCGCTGGAGTATTTACCGCGATTTTCTGATTATTTAGGGCGCGATATTTTTATTAAACGTGACGATGTGACGCCAATGGCGATGGGCGGCAATAAGCTGCGCAAGCTGGAGTTTTTGGCCGCAGATGCGCTGCGCGAAGGGGCGGATACGCTGGTGACCGCCGGGGCGATTCAGTCCAACCATGTACGTCAGACGGCAGCCGTGGCGGCAAAACTGGGCCTGCATTGTGTCGCTCTGCTGGAAAACCCGATTGGCACGCGCGCAGAAAATTACCTGACCAACGGTAACCGCCTGCTGCTGGACTTGTTTAATACCCAGGTCGAAATGTGTGATGCGTTGACCAACCCGACGGCACAGCTTGATGAGCTGGCTACGCGACTGGAAGCGCAGGGTTTTCGTCCGTATGTTATTCCGGTGGGTGGCTCGAATGCGCTGGGGGCGCTGGGCTATGTGGAAAGCGCGCTGGAGATTGCTCAGCAGTGTGAAGGCGCAGTTAATTTGTCTTCGGTGGTGGTCGCCTCTGGCAGTGCAGGAACACACGCCGGGCTGGCGATAGGTCTGGAGCAACTGATGCCCGACGCTGAGCTGATTGGTGTGACGGTTTCCCGAAGCGTTGCCGATCAAAAACCGAAAGTGGTGACCTTGCAGCAGGCGGTGGCAGAGCAACTCGAACTTCAGGCGAAGGCCGATATTATTCTCTGGGATGACTACTTTGCCCCAGGCTACGGCACGCCAAATGAAGAAGGCATGGAAGCGGTAAAATTGCTGGCGCGCCTGGAAGGCATCCTGCTTGACCCGGTTTATACCGGCAAGGCAATGGCAGGGCTTATCGACGGTGTTGCGCAGAAACGCTTTAAGGATGAAGGCCCGATCTTATTTGTTCACACTGGCGGGGCACCCGCGTTGTTTGCCTACCATCCTCATGTCTAA
- the uvrC gene encoding excinuclease ABC subunit UvrC — MSDVFDSKAFLKTVTSQPGVYRMYDAGGTVIYVGKAKDLKKRLSSYFRSNLASRKTEALVALINSIDVTVTHTETEALLLEHNYIKLYQPRYNVLLRDDKSYPFIFLSGDTHPRLAMHRGAKHAKGEYFGPFPNGYAVRETLALLQKIFPVRQCENSVYRNRSRPCLQYQIGRCLGPCVAGLVTEEEYAQQVEYVRLFLAGKDDQVLTQLIARMEKASSTLEFEEAARIRDQIQAVRRVTEKQFVSNTGDDLDVIGVAFDAGLACVHVLFIRQGKVLGSRSYFPKVPGGTELGEVVETFVGQFYLQGSQMRTLPSEILLDFNLDDKTLLADSLSELAGRRVNVQTKPRGDRARYLKLARTNAATALTTRLSQQSTVSQRLTALATRLKLPEVKRMECFDISHTMGEQTVASCVVFDANGPVRAEYRRYNITGITPGDDYAAMNQVLRRRYGKAIEESKIPDVILIDGGKGQLGQAKAVFESLDVTWDKQHPLLLGVAKGADRKAGLETLFFEPEGEGFSLPPDSPALHVIQHIRDESHDHAISGHRKKRAKVKNTSTLETIDGVGPKRRQMLLKYMGGLQGLLNASVEEIAKVPGISQALAEKIYYSLKH; from the coding sequence GTGAGTGATGTGTTCGATTCAAAAGCATTTCTGAAAACCGTTACCAGCCAGCCAGGCGTTTATCGGATGTATGACGCTGGCGGTACGGTTATCTATGTGGGGAAGGCGAAAGATCTCAAAAAGCGTCTCTCCAGTTATTTTCGCAGCAATCTAGCCTCCCGTAAGACCGAAGCGCTGGTCGCGCTTATCAACAGCATTGATGTCACTGTGACCCACACCGAGACAGAAGCGCTGCTGCTCGAACATAACTACATCAAACTTTATCAGCCGCGCTACAACGTGTTGTTGCGTGACGACAAGTCATACCCTTTTATTTTTCTGAGCGGTGATACCCATCCACGCCTGGCAATGCACCGTGGCGCAAAACATGCGAAGGGTGAATATTTTGGTCCGTTCCCTAACGGGTACGCCGTGCGTGAAACCCTGGCGCTGCTGCAAAAAATCTTTCCGGTTCGTCAATGCGAGAACAGCGTATATCGCAACCGCTCACGTCCCTGCCTGCAATACCAGATTGGGCGCTGCCTGGGGCCATGCGTTGCCGGCCTGGTGACGGAAGAAGAGTATGCCCAGCAGGTGGAGTATGTGCGCCTGTTTTTAGCCGGAAAAGACGATCAGGTGCTGACACAGCTGATTGCCCGCATGGAAAAAGCCAGCAGCACGCTGGAGTTTGAAGAAGCTGCGCGCATTCGCGATCAGATCCAGGCCGTGCGCAGGGTGACCGAGAAGCAGTTTGTTTCTAATACGGGTGACGATCTTGATGTGATCGGCGTTGCCTTTGATGCCGGGCTGGCCTGCGTTCACGTGTTGTTTATTCGCCAGGGCAAAGTGCTCGGCAGCCGCAGTTATTTCCCGAAAGTGCCAGGAGGTACGGAACTTGGCGAGGTTGTTGAAACCTTTGTGGGCCAGTTCTACCTCCAGGGCAGCCAGATGCGTACGCTGCCTTCTGAGATCCTGCTCGATTTCAATCTTGATGATAAAACCCTGCTGGCCGATTCACTTTCTGAGCTGGCCGGGCGGCGCGTCAATGTCCAGACCAAACCGCGTGGCGATCGTGCGCGTTATCTCAAGCTGGCGCGAACCAATGCCGCCACGGCATTGACCACCAGGCTCTCGCAGCAGTCGACAGTCAGTCAGCGTTTGACCGCCCTGGCAACGCGCCTGAAATTACCTGAAGTGAAGCGTATGGAGTGTTTTGACATCAGCCATACGATGGGTGAACAGACGGTGGCGTCCTGTGTGGTGTTTGATGCGAACGGTCCGGTGCGGGCCGAGTATCGTCGCTATAACATCACCGGCATCACGCCAGGCGATGACTACGCGGCCATGAATCAGGTGCTGCGTCGTCGTTATGGCAAAGCGATAGAAGAGAGCAAGATCCCGGATGTTATCCTGATTGACGGCGGCAAAGGGCAGCTTGGTCAGGCGAAAGCTGTTTTTGAATCGCTGGACGTGACCTGGGACAAACAACATCCGTTGCTGTTAGGGGTCGCAAAAGGGGCGGATCGTAAAGCGGGGCTGGAAACGTTGTTCTTCGAGCCTGAAGGTGAGGGGTTCAGTTTGCCGCCGGATTCTCCTGCGCTGCACGTGATTCAGCACATTCGTGATGAGTCCCACGATCATGCTATCAGCGGACACCGTAAAAAACGGGCAAAAGTGAAGAACACCAGTACACTTGAAACCATTGATGGCGTGGGTCCAAAACGTCGCCAGATGCTGTTGAAGTATATGGGTGGATTGCAAGGATTACTCAATGCGAGCGTTGAGGAAATTGCAAAAGTGCCGGGTATTTCGCAAGCACTGGCAGAAAAGATCTACTACTCGTTGAAACATTGA
- the fliZ gene encoding flagella biosynthesis regulatory protein FliZ, producing MTVQQSKRRPLSRYLKDFKHSQTHCAHCNKLLDRITLVRRGEIVNKIAISRLDTLMDESAWFEEQKEWVALCRFCGDLHCKEQSDFFDIIGFKQFLFEQTEMSHGTVREYVVRLRRLGQHLTVHNISRDLLKTGYLDENLEPWLPATSTNNYRIALRKYAQYKVQMPGVGKQKVHAETTSDIY from the coding sequence ATGACGGTGCAGCAATCAAAAAGACGGCCTCTAAGCCGCTACCTGAAAGACTTTAAACACAGCCAGACGCATTGCGCCCACTGTAATAAATTACTCGACCGTATCACGCTGGTTCGTCGTGGCGAAATCGTTAACAAAATTGCGATCTCTCGCCTCGACACGTTGATGGATGAATCAGCATGGTTTGAAGAGCAAAAAGAGTGGGTGGCGCTTTGCCGCTTCTGTGGCGATTTACACTGCAAAGAGCAAAGCGACTTCTTCGACATTATCGGCTTCAAACAATTCCTGTTTGAACAAACGGAGATGAGTCACGGCACCGTGCGCGAATATGTGGTTCGCCTGCGTCGCCTTGGCCAGCATCTGACCGTGCATAACATTTCTCGCGATCTGCTTAAGACCGGCTATCTTGATGAAAATCTGGAGCCGTGGTTGCCTGCAACCAGCACCAATAACTACCGCATTGCACTGCGCAAGTACGCGCAATATAAGGTACAAATGCCGGGTGTGGGGAAGCAGAAAGTCCACGCAGAGACAACTTCTGATATATATTAA
- the tcyL gene encoding cystine ABC transporter permease — protein sequence MQESIQLVIDSLPFLLKGAVFTLQLSIGGMFFGLMLGFLLALMRMSPVGPVRWLARFYISVFRGTPLIAQLFMIYYGLPQFGIELDPIPAAMIGLSLNTAAYTSETLRAAISSIDKGQWEAAASIGMTPWQTLRRAILPQAARVALPPLSNSFISLVKDTSLAATIQVPELFRQAQLITSRTLEVFTMYLAASLIYWVMATVLSALQNYFENQLNRQERDPK from the coding sequence ATGCAAGAAAGTATTCAACTGGTTATTGATTCGTTGCCGTTCCTGCTTAAAGGCGCGGTATTTACATTACAGCTCAGTATCGGCGGGATGTTCTTTGGCCTGATGCTGGGGTTTTTGCTGGCATTGATGCGGATGTCGCCGGTTGGGCCGGTGCGCTGGCTGGCGCGTTTTTATATCTCTGTCTTTCGCGGAACGCCGCTTATCGCCCAGCTCTTTATGATTTACTACGGTTTACCGCAGTTTGGGATTGAGCTTGATCCGATCCCGGCGGCGATGATCGGGTTGTCGCTGAATACCGCGGCCTATACCTCGGAAACTCTGCGCGCGGCGATTTCCTCTATTGATAAAGGCCAATGGGAAGCAGCGGCCAGTATCGGTATGACGCCGTGGCAGACGCTGCGCAGGGCAATTCTGCCGCAGGCGGCACGCGTGGCGCTCCCGCCGCTCAGCAACAGCTTTATCAGCCTGGTGAAAGACACCTCGCTGGCGGCGACTATCCAGGTGCCTGAGCTGTTCCGCCAGGCGCAGCTTATTACCTCGCGTACACTCGAAGTGTTCACCATGTATCTGGCGGCCTCGCTGATTTACTGGGTGATGGCGACGGTACTGTCTGCACTGCAAAACTATTTTGAAAACCAGCTTAACCGCCAGGAGCGTGATCCGAAATGA
- the sdiA gene encoding transcriptional regulator SdiA, which yields MKDTDFFTWRRKCFLRFQEMTTADEVYLELQRQTQELEFDYFALCVRHPVPFTRPKISVQTTYPAEWIAQYQSENYFAIDPVLKPENFVQGHLPWTDELFTDAQELWDGARDHGLRKGITQCLMLPNHALGFLSVSRTSLVENTFVSEEIELRLQMLVQMALTSLLRFEHETVMPPEMKFSKREREILKWTAEGKTSAEIAIILSISENTVNFHQKNMQKKFNAPNKTQIACYAAATGLI from the coding sequence ATGAAGGATACAGACTTTTTCACATGGCGTCGGAAATGCTTCCTCCGGTTTCAGGAAATGACAACCGCCGACGAGGTTTATCTCGAACTTCAGAGACAAACTCAGGAACTAGAATTTGATTATTTCGCTCTCTGCGTTCGTCATCCAGTGCCATTTACACGCCCTAAGATTTCTGTGCAGACCACTTACCCGGCAGAGTGGATAGCGCAATATCAGTCAGAGAATTATTTCGCCATTGACCCGGTGCTGAAACCTGAGAATTTCGTTCAGGGGCATTTACCCTGGACAGATGAATTATTCACTGATGCTCAGGAATTATGGGATGGGGCACGCGACCACGGCTTGCGTAAGGGAATAACACAATGCCTGATGCTTCCCAATCATGCACTGGGTTTCCTTTCTGTATCGCGTACTAGTCTGGTGGAGAATACCTTCGTCAGCGAAGAAATAGAACTGCGCTTACAAATGCTGGTGCAAATGGCCTTAACGTCTTTACTTCGATTTGAACACGAGACGGTAATGCCGCCTGAGATGAAATTCAGCAAACGCGAGCGGGAAATTCTGAAGTGGACTGCGGAAGGCAAAACCTCTGCGGAAATAGCAATTATTCTCTCAATCTCAGAGAATACGGTTAACTTCCATCAGAAGAATATGCAGAAGAAATTCAACGCACCCAACAAAACGCAGATTGCCTGCTATGCGGCGGCGACGGGGCTTATCTGA
- a CDS encoding FliC/FljB family flagellin has product MAQVINTNSLSLITQNNINKNQSALSSSIERLSSGLRINSAKDDAAGQAIANRFTSNIKGLTQAARNANDGISLAQTTEGALSEINNNLQRVRELTVQATTGTNSDSDLSSIQDEIKSRLSEIDRVSGQTQFNGVNVLAKNGSMAIQVGANDGQTINIDLQKIDSSTLGLGGFSVSNNALKLSDSITQVGASGSLKDVDLSAVATSLGVNASSLSLHNVQTSAGAATSTYVVSSGSDNYAVSVDDATGSVKLNTADVTYTDATGGTGTLTGVAVKVGADATGAGAAAGYAQVQGKNYSLSAASIADGGAAGTLNTAEPVTLNTAGEFTGVSTADPLALLDKAIASVDKFRSSLGAVQNRLSSAVTNLNNTTTNLSEAQSRIQDADYATEVSNMSKAQIVQQAGNSVLSKANQVPQQVLSLLQG; this is encoded by the coding sequence ATGGCACAAGTCATTAATACCAACAGCCTCTCGCTGATCACTCAGAACAACATCAACAAGAACCAGTCTGCTCTGTCTTCTTCTATCGAGCGTCTGTCTTCCGGTCTGCGCATCAACAGCGCTAAAGATGACGCTGCGGGCCAGGCGATTGCTAACCGCTTCACTTCTAACATCAAAGGTCTGACTCAGGCTGCGCGTAACGCAAACGACGGTATCTCTCTGGCACAGACCACTGAAGGCGCACTGTCTGAAATCAACAACAACTTACAGCGTGTTCGTGAACTGACTGTTCAGGCAACTACCGGTACTAACTCCGATTCTGACCTGTCTTCAATCCAGGACGAAATCAAATCCCGTCTGTCTGAAATCGACCGCGTATCTGGTCAGACTCAGTTCAACGGCGTGAACGTACTGGCTAAAAACGGTTCTATGGCGATTCAGGTTGGCGCGAACGATGGTCAGACCATCAACATCGACCTGCAGAAAATCGACTCTTCTACTCTGGGCCTGGGCGGCTTCTCTGTTTCTAACAATGCACTGAAACTGAGCGATTCTATCACTCAGGTTGGCGCAAGCGGCTCTCTGAAAGATGTTGACCTGAGCGCAGTTGCAACTTCTCTGGGTGTGAATGCAAGCAGCCTGAGCCTGCACAACGTGCAGACTTCTGCTGGTGCCGCGACGTCTACCTACGTGGTTTCTTCTGGTTCTGACAACTACGCTGTGTCTGTTGACGATGCAACTGGCAGCGTGAAACTGAACACCGCTGACGTGACCTATACCGATGCTACCGGTGGTACTGGTACTCTGACTGGCGTTGCAGTTAAAGTTGGCGCTGATGCTACTGGTGCTGGTGCTGCGGCTGGTTACGCGCAAGTTCAGGGTAAAAACTACTCCCTGAGTGCAGCGTCTATCGCTGATGGCGGCGCGGCCGGTACTCTGAACACTGCTGAACCTGTGACCCTGAACACCGCTGGCGAGTTCACCGGCGTTTCTACCGCAGATCCACTGGCTCTGCTGGACAAAGCTATCGCTTCTGTTGATAAATTCCGTTCTTCTCTGGGTGCGGTACAGAACCGTCTGAGCTCTGCTGTAACCAACCTGAACAACACCACCACTAACCTGTCTGAAGCGCAGTCCCGTATTCAGGACGCCGACTATGCGACCGAAGTGTCAAATATGTCTAAAGCGCAGATCGTTCAGCAGGCTGGTAACTCCGTGCTGTCCAAAGCTAACCAGGTTCCTCAGCAGGTTCTGTCTCTGCTGCAGGGCTAA
- the tcyN gene encoding L-cystine ABC transporter ATP-binding protein TcyN produces the protein MSAIDVKNLVKKFHGQTVLHGIDLEVEQGEVVAIIGPSGSGKTTLLRSINLLEQPEGGTIRVGDITIDTGKSINQQKGLIRRLRQHVGFVFQNFNLFPHRTVLENIIEGPVIVKGEPKDEATARARELLAKVGLAGKETSYPRRLSGGQQQRVAIARALAMRPDVILFDEPTSALDPELVGEVLNTIRQLAKEKRTMVIVTHEMSFARDVADRAIFMDQGRIVEQGPAKSLFANPQQPRTRQFLEKFLMQ, from the coding sequence ATGAGTGCTATCGACGTCAAAAACCTGGTGAAAAAATTCCACGGACAGACGGTACTGCACGGTATCGACCTTGAAGTTGAGCAAGGGGAAGTGGTAGCGATTATCGGGCCAAGCGGCTCCGGGAAAACCACGCTGTTGCGCAGTATCAATCTGCTGGAGCAACCGGAAGGTGGAACTATTCGCGTGGGTGATATCACCATCGACACCGGGAAGTCCATCAACCAGCAGAAAGGGCTAATCCGCCGCCTGCGTCAGCATGTCGGGTTTGTCTTTCAGAACTTTAATCTTTTCCCGCACCGGACGGTGCTGGAAAACATTATCGAAGGGCCGGTTATTGTAAAAGGTGAGCCTAAAGACGAAGCTACAGCCCGCGCTCGCGAACTGCTGGCGAAAGTGGGGCTTGCCGGGAAGGAGACCAGCTACCCGCGTCGTTTGTCGGGCGGCCAGCAGCAGCGTGTCGCCATCGCCCGCGCCTTGGCCATGCGCCCTGATGTGATCCTGTTTGATGAACCTACCTCCGCGCTTGATCCTGAGCTGGTGGGGGAGGTGCTCAACACCATCCGCCAGCTGGCGAAAGAGAAACGGACAATGGTTATCGTGACGCATGAGATGAGCTTCGCCAGGGATGTGGCTGACCGGGCTATATTCATGGATCAGGGGCGAATTGTAGAACAAGGGCCTGCAAAGAGCTTATTTGCTAACCCACAACAGCCGCGTACCCGCCAGTTCCTTGAAAAATTCCTTATGCAGTAG
- the tcyJ gene encoding cystine ABC transporter substrate-binding protein, which translates to MKLALLGRQALMGVMAVALVAGMSVKTFAAENLLNKVKERGTLLVGLEGTYPPFSFQGDDGKLTGFEVEFAEELAKHLGVKASLKPTKWDGMLASLDSKRIDVVINQVTISDERKKKYDFSTPYTVSGIQALVKKGNEGSIKTAADLKGKKVGVGLGTNYEEWLRQNVQGVDIRTYDDDPTKYQDLRVGRIDAILVDRLAALDLVKKTNNTLAVAGDAFSRQESGIAVRKGNDDLVKAIDAAIADMQKDGSLKALSEKWFGADVTK; encoded by the coding sequence ATGAAATTAGCACTTCTGGGTCGTCAGGCGCTGATGGGTGTAATGGCAGTTGCGCTGGTCGCTGGCATGAGCGTGAAAACGTTCGCGGCGGAAAATCTGCTGAATAAAGTCAAAGAACGCGGCACGCTGTTGGTTGGGCTGGAAGGAACCTATCCTCCGTTCAGCTTCCAGGGCGATGACGGAAAACTGACCGGTTTCGAAGTGGAGTTTGCCGAAGAGCTGGCGAAACATCTTGGCGTGAAAGCATCGCTCAAACCGACCAAATGGGACGGGATGCTGGCATCGCTGGATTCTAAACGTATCGACGTGGTGATTAACCAGGTGACCATTTCTGATGAGCGTAAGAAGAAGTATGACTTCTCTACGCCATATACCGTGTCGGGCATCCAGGCGCTGGTGAAGAAAGGTAACGAAGGCAGCATCAAAACTGCTGCTGACCTGAAAGGTAAAAAAGTGGGTGTTGGTCTGGGGACGAACTACGAAGAGTGGTTGCGCCAGAACGTGCAGGGCGTTGATATCCGTACCTATGATGATGACCCAACTAAATACCAGGATCTGCGTGTTGGTCGTATCGATGCCATCCTGGTTGACCGCCTGGCGGCGCTGGATCTGGTGAAGAAAACCAACAACACCCTGGCCGTAGCGGGTGATGCGTTCTCTCGTCAGGAGTCAGGTATTGCGGTGCGTAAAGGCAACGACGATCTGGTGAAAGCCATTGATGCGGCCATCGCCGACATGCAAAAGGATGGCAGCCTGAAGGCGCTCTCCGAGAAGTGGTTCGGTGCTGACGTCACGAAATAA
- the uvrY gene encoding UvrY/SirA/GacA family response regulator transcription factor, translated as MINVLLVDDHELVRAGIRRILEDIKGIKVAGEACCGEDAVKWCRTNSADVVLMDMNMPGIGGLEATRKIARTFIDTKVIMLTVHTENPLPAKVMQAGAAGYLSKGAAPQEVVNAIRSVFAGQRYIASDIAQQMALSQIEPDKTESPFACLSERELQIMLMITKGQKVNEISEQLNLSPKTVNSYRYRMFSKLNIHGDVELTHLAIRHGLCNAETLTSQ; from the coding sequence TTGATCAACGTCCTTCTTGTTGATGACCACGAACTGGTGCGCGCAGGGATACGACGCATTCTTGAAGATATAAAAGGTATCAAAGTTGCCGGCGAAGCCTGCTGTGGTGAAGATGCCGTTAAATGGTGTCGCACTAACTCGGCGGACGTCGTGTTGATGGATATGAACATGCCCGGTATTGGCGGACTGGAAGCCACGCGTAAAATCGCCCGTACCTTTATTGATACAAAAGTCATCATGCTGACAGTGCACACTGAAAATCCGTTGCCCGCCAAAGTGATGCAGGCGGGTGCTGCCGGGTATCTCAGCAAAGGTGCTGCTCCGCAGGAAGTGGTCAATGCTATCCGTTCAGTGTTTGCTGGTCAGCGTTATATCGCGTCGGACATCGCTCAACAAATGGCGTTGAGCCAGATTGAACCCGACAAAACAGAATCGCCATTCGCCTGTTTGTCTGAGCGCGAATTACAGATTATGCTGATGATCACCAAAGGCCAGAAGGTGAATGAGATTTCAGAGCAGTTGAATCTCAGCCCGAAAACGGTGAACAGCTACCGCTATCGAATGTTCAGTAAACTGAACATTCACGGCGATGTCGAACTGACTCACCTGGCAATTCGCCATGGTCTGTGTAATGCAGAAACCTTAACCAGCCAGTGA
- a CDS encoding RNA polymerase sigma factor FliA has protein sequence MNSLYTADGVMDKHSLWQRYVPLVRHEALRLQVRLPASVELDDLLQAGGIGLLNAVDRYDALQGTAFTTYAVQRIRGAMLDELRSRDWVPRSVRRNAREVAHAMGQLEQELGRNATETEVAERLGIAVEEYRQMLLDTNNSQLFSYDEWREEHGDSIELVTDEHQQENPLHHLMEGNLRHRVMEAIEALPEREQLVLTLYYQEELNLKEIGAVLEVGESRVSQLHSQAIKRLRTKLGKL, from the coding sequence GTGAATTCACTCTATACCGCTGATGGTGTAATGGATAAACATTCGCTGTGGCAGCGTTATGTTCCGCTGGTGCGTCACGAAGCATTGCGCCTCCAGGTGCGTTTGCCGGCGAGCGTGGAACTGGACGATCTGCTACAGGCGGGCGGTATCGGGTTATTGAATGCAGTTGACCGATACGACGCTCTGCAAGGAACGGCATTTACGACTTACGCAGTACAGCGTATTCGTGGTGCGATGCTGGACGAGCTGCGCAGCCGTGACTGGGTGCCGCGCAGTGTTCGCCGCAACGCACGCGAAGTGGCACATGCGATGGGGCAGCTGGAACAGGAACTGGGACGCAACGCGACGGAAACTGAAGTAGCGGAACGTCTTGGCATTGCTGTTGAAGAGTATCGTCAGATGTTGCTCGATACCAATAATAGCCAACTCTTCTCTTATGATGAGTGGCGTGAAGAGCATGGCGATAGCATCGAGCTGGTAACAGATGAACACCAGCAAGAAAACCCGTTACACCATTTAATGGAAGGTAATTTACGCCATCGCGTAATGGAAGCTATTGAAGCTTTACCAGAACGTGAACAACTGGTGTTGACCCTCTATTATCAGGAAGAGCTCAACCTCAAAGAGATTGGCGCTGTTCTTGAAGTGGGCGAGTCGCGGGTCAGCCAGCTGCACAGCCAGGCCATTAAGCGCTTACGTACTAAGCTGGGTAAGTTATAG
- a CDS encoding DUF2594 family protein → MSTPEFATAENNQELAQEVTCLKALLTLMLQAMGQADAGRVIIKMEKQIAQMEDQAESAVFANTVKQIKQAYRQ, encoded by the coding sequence ATGAGCACACCTGAATTCGCCACTGCGGAGAATAACCAAGAACTGGCACAGGAAGTAACCTGCCTGAAAGCGCTATTGACGCTTATGCTACAGGCAATGGGTCAGGCTGACGCCGGTCGTGTGATCATTAAGATGGAAAAACAAATCGCGCAAATGGAAGACCAGGCTGAATCAGCGGTATTTGCCAATACGGTTAAGCAAATTAAACAAGCTTACCGCCAGTAA